The DNA sequence TCATAATAGTATTGGGTTTATAGGCAGTATATTCATTTTGTATTACTTTTACATATTTTGTATAAGGCAATGGGTTTGGGGAAAACATTCTATCTAGCCAATCACCCGGAAGCCCAGAGTGATGTGTCATCATATTTCGTGGCGTAATTTTATTGGTAGAACCAAAACGACTCTTGATGCTAAATGCTGGCAGATAGGTTTTAAATGGTTTGTTTATATTCATTTTACCCTTTTCTGCCAACTTCATTACAGCCATATCGGTAAAGAGTTCGGTAATAGACCCAGCACGGTAGCGTGTTTGTGGTGTTGCTTTGATACCTTTTGATTTGTTAGCATAACCAAAGCCTTCTGACCAGACTATCTTTTGGTCATCTACTAGCGCCACTGAGAGCCCTACAAGGTCTTTATCATCCATCTGCTCTTTGATGTACCAACGCATATACGTTTTTACATAAGCATATTTGTCTAATTTGGAGTGAAACGGTTTTGGCTCAGGCGTAGAAGTACACCCTATCAAAAAAGCTAATGATACAATGAGAGGTATTTTTTTGATTGTTTCACACTTGGGTTTCATTATTGTCCTTTGCTTGAATGATCACCCTTTGCAACCACTCTAATTGTATGAATTTTAGCAATTGATGGAGTCTTAACTCCTAGCAGTTGCAATTTGTTAATCTATATCCATCTTTAAACATATAAACGAAATTATTCTCCAAAGCATTTGCACGAACTATAAAAAATAATTATCTCTATCTATGCTCTAAAATAATCCACCACTTGCATCTATGCGCCCAGAAATTGAACTAAAATCTACACTAACATCTACATCCCAGCCCCTAAACTTTTTGCTTTTGGTATAAGATAACATCAAATGTATATGTATGACTTGTTGCACTTTGTTTTAGCCTCCATTTACAAAACTCCACTTTCCAACCTTTGGACTCCATGCACTATCTTGCTCGCTAAAATCATCACTTAATGTAATAACTTTGCAATCTCAATGAGCTTTATATCTTAATGGCGATGAAGCATCGTTATTTACAACCTATTAGAGTAAACATGCTCACTATTAAAATTCTTTTCATTTTACTCTTGGTATATTTTTTAGATTTAAATTTTTGTAATTATAGTTATTAAATATGTAATGGCTTAGCGCATGTCTAGCCATGTCTTTGGAAAACGGAACGAGAAAAAAATACAGTGGCGATGACTACCGTAATCCATTTCTCATGCCACCATGGATTTGGTAGCAAAACGAAGATAGATACGTGGATAGTCGACACCACAACAGGCTTTGAGAATGACAAAGGAAGATGCCAAGTGGCTACTTGAAGTGTTTGTGCCTATGATGATAGAGAGTTCGATTAGAAAGATTATCACTATTATTGCAGAGGATAGCTCACCTCATGATGAGATATAGAGGGTCAAGCTGTAGATGATTGATATAGTCAAATGGCGATTGCTGACTTTTTAGAGATTTCTCGTTCTTTGGTTTCCTAAGGTTTTGAGGGAAGAGATGCTTAGACATTCAGCATTCTGACCCTAAAGTTATTTACCTATAAAAGTATAAACATTTAGGCATACATAACCTACAAACTCTTTAGATGATGGATATAGTCAAATAGCGATTGCTGACTTTTTAGAGATTTCTCGTTCTTTGGTTTCTAAGGTTTTGAGGGGAAGAGGTGTGTGAGATGTTTTCAACGTCTGACCTAAAGTTAGAGTCCCAGCCGTTAAATTTAAAATTTTTTTGATATAATAGTAGAATTGAGTAATGGAGTAAATAGTAAGAGATTAGAAAAAGTAGAAATAATAAAAGTATAAAAACTTTGAAAATATGGTTATTGATTTTGAAAAAATAATAAGTTTCCAGATATTTTTTCTGTTGCAAGTAAAATGGTGGAGGGAAAAGTACACTATTGCAGTTTATTTTTATTCTTCTTCATTTAGCTTTATGGATAATGCAAAGAAAACAATATATTAAGAATTTATTAAATATGTTTTCAGATATTACTGAAGAACTAGAATTTGTAAAATTTACAATTTCTTATAATGGAAAAATATAACTTAAATTTAAAATCATCCATCAAAACAGATGAATATAATTTTGACATTTATTTAGATATAAAGATACGAAGAAAGAATTGAAGAATATGAAGAAAATTTTTCAAGAATATCAAAATTATTAGGAGATACAACAAATTACAAAGTATTGATAATTTCTCCCGTGATAGAGAGATTCGTTGTTTAAAATTCATCCGTTCTAAAACAAGAAGATTATTTATATTATAATGTTATAAGGAAAATGATTTAGATGAGATTTATAAACAATTAGTCGAACTTATCATGAAAAATAATTCAGTTTCTGAAAAAGAAGCTTTAGAAGAATTGAATTTAATCTATAATGATTTACAAGATGATTTAAAGTGTTTTGGAAGAATTACTCAGTTTCCAGGCATACGGTAGAACGTCTGTATCTTTGGATGCTGTTTGAGGTAATCAGTCACCAGCTTTGCCAAGACACCCCCGCCAGTACCATGTATGATCTGTACTTCACTCAGGTTGTTCACCAGTGCATCAGAAAGAAACTTGTCAACAGTCTCAATGGCTTCATCAGCATACATCCCAAGCAGTTTTACAGAGACAGAGGCTCCGCTTTTTTCAACATAGTGCATCACCTTTTTAGGTTTTTGGGGTACTTTGGGCTTACGTATTTCTTGTTGCTTTTTAAGCTCCTTAAGTGGTACACGCATCTTCAGACCATCCACCTCAATGGTTGCATCTTTACTACGAATAGCAAGCAGTTCCCCTTTGTGGGATCGGTACTTGATGTTGTCTCCTACTTTCAGTGGTTCAGTCTCCTGTAGTTTTGCCTCTTCCAGCTTCACCTGTTTACGCTTATGTGCCTCGTTGAGCAATCTATGCCCTTCACCAAGCTCTTTGACCTTAAGCACTTCACGTGCCTTTTTGGTCGCAGCATTATAACGATTTTCCAGTGTTGCCAGTGTTTTTCGGTGTTGCTCTTTCAGGGAAGCTTCTTCATCAAGAAGCTTTTGCTTCTGTTTTTCAATGGCTTTAAGTTCATGGTCTACCTGTCCAATCTTTTGTCGCATTTCTCGCTCTAAAGAGGTAGATCTCTCTATGAGATCATTGAGATTCTCTTTGTCCTCACCATAAACTTTTTTTGCCTCCTGTATAATGGCAGGAGGAACCCCATAGCGCTGCGCTGTCTCAAATGCATAACTCTTCCCAATACTCCCCTGCAAAAAAGTATAGGTAGGTACACGTTGCTCTTCATCATAGAGTGCGGCAACCAGTTCTACATCATCACTACTTGCCATCAAAGAGGCCAGACGTTTATGGTGGGTTGTAACTACAAAACTGATACCACGATTTTTTAATGTCTCAAGCATCACACGAAAGAGTGATGCCGCTTCATCCGAGTCTGTTCCAAGCTCAATTTCATCAACCCCAACAATGGCATCACTCTTGGTAAAAAGTCTAGCAAACTCCTGCATGCGCCCTGCAAAAGTGGAGATGTCATTCTTCACCGACTGCGGATCATCAATAACAGCCTCAATACTCTTGTAGTGCCCCACTTTTGTACGTGTTGCATCACACTTAAAAGGCAGTAGATACTTACTCATGTAGACTGCCGAGAGGACTGATTTAAGCAGCATAGTCTTTCCTCCGGCATTCACCCCTGTGATTAAAAAAATTGGTTTGGACATATCGATACTAACAGGTACAGGATTCTCAATAGCAGGGTGAATAAAGTTGTGCAAGATAACTTGCTTGCCTTTGCTTGGTAGAATAAACTCATACTCCATCATACGGGCAAAACTAACCCTTGCTTGATAATGGTCAAATCGATCGTAGGCTTTGTTGATAAATGAGAGAAAGCGCTCCCATTGATGAAATATTTCAGAAATCTGCTTGCAGTAGCGCCAAATCAGTTCCGAACGGCTACTTAAGAGTGCTGCCTCTTTCTCTTTAAGATGAGAAATATGTTGGGGGATAACATAAAAAAAGCCACCAGATGATCGCCCTACTACCGTTGCTTTAAGTGCATGATTGAACCCGCCACGCACCAAAAGAGTCTCTTCTCCACTATGAAAATGTACTTGTGTATCGACCAAATAGTCACGAAGTTTAGTAGAGTGCGTCAGACGATAAAGGGTCTCCTTGATCTCCCCCTTATTATGCTTAATAGCACGCTCTAAACTCATTAGCTCTGTATCGCGCTCTGGGTTAATCTTCCCCTCATCGGTAAAATACCCCAATGTCTCCATGATTGCTTCAGGAATTTCTATTTCACCTATCCAGCTGCCTACTGGCTCTGGCAGACTTGACGCCTTGAGGCGGTTAAAGTAACCAATCATCACTACAAATGCATAAATCTCTTCTAGAGCCAAAACCCCCTGTTTTTTAATGAGATTGAGCTCTTTATCAAGATTGGGAATCTCTTGGGGAACAGGAAACTGAACAGACGAAAGTGCCTTGATGTAACGAAAATGTTGGTTAATATCTCCTTCCATTGCAACCGATTTGTCTCGAGAAAGGAACTGTTTAAACTGGAAAATATAACCCTCTAAATCCAGTTTTTGTATGATTGGCTTTTCTTGGTTCCCTTGTGGCACATTTTATCCTTTCATTTTGAGAAAATGTAACTATCTATTTTAGCTATATGAAAGATAATACTTTAAATCTCGCCCCGTATCTGATAGGTGACATCTCCTGCACCAAATGCTGCTACAAGTCCTTCTGAATATTGGCGTATCACTTTGCCATCTTTAAGCACCTTAACCACACTATCCTCTCTGGTAACAGTATCTGCCATGAGTAACTCATAGCGACTAAATGCGCCCTTAAGATCAATATCTATCGATAGTTCACCTGCTGACCATATGGGCAGAATAACCAGTTCATCTACTCCCTCAAAACACTCAACAAAGCCATGCAGATTATCGATCGTACGAGAGTACTTGTGCGGTTGCCAAATCACACTGAGTGTATGAAAACCTTGTAGTTTTTTATAGACCTGAAGAGAGTGCATTGTTGCTTTAATCTCGGTGGGGTGATGTCCATAATCGTCTATAACTACTATCTGTTTCTGATTTTGGATAATATCAAAACGTTTTTTAACCCCTTTGTAGTGGCGTAGATTTTCTCTTAAGGTATCAATACTTTCACCTAACTCTAGTCCTGCCAGTATGGCAAGTGCTGCATCAAGTGCAATATGTTCACCAAAACCAAAGACTTCAAAAGTACCCATATTACGAAAAGAGAAACGGGTATATGGTTCCCCTTCAACCAATACAAACTCTATATGATGTAAATCTTTAGAAGGGTAGAGTTTCACACTCTCCATATCGAGTGAAGCAAGAAATGTATCTTCTGCATTAATGACACGTACCTTTGCTAAAGAGAGGAAATTTCGATAGGCACCATAAAAGCGATCCTCATCATACTCATAATACTCCATATGTTCTGGTTCAACATTGGTAACAATGGCAAGGTAGGGATTGGCATTGAGAAAACTCTCATCACTCTCATCTGCCTCAAACACTACCTTATTGTTTGGATAGTTTCGCACATTGGAGCCAAATGCTTTAGAAATAGCACCTATGAGTGCATTGGTTTTGGGCAAAAGTGAGGATAGCATAGCCGATGTAGTACTTTTTCCATGTGCCCCACCTATGGCATAGACCTCTTTCTCTGCAAGAATGAACTTCAGCGCCTCTTTACGAGAAAGTAACTCAATACCCATTTTTTTAGCATGCTTATACTCAGGGTTATTCGGGCGTACTGCAGCAGAATAGATAACCCTATCAACCCCTTCGACTGCATCTGGATGATGAGGAATGGTGATTTTTGCACCATAATTGATTGCTATATCATTGGTAATCTCTGTCTGTTTAATGTCAGAGCCGGAAATTTTGTGTCCATCATTGTATAGAAATTTCGCCAGTGCCGAAAGCCCTATGCCGCCTATGCCAATAAAATGGATTTTCATTTTCCCTCTCTTTTTAACCAATCAAAGTATTGTAGCACCATATTCTCCACATGGGTATTATGTATTTTTTGCTTTTTCAAGTACTTTCAGCTCCTCTTTGCCTTCTTTAACATACTTTTGGTACATCTGTAACAAAATATCTGTTGGCTGCACAAAGGTCTGAATGAAAAATGCCAACGGATCATGCGTGTTAACATCTTTGACATCAACAAGATTCTCAATAAAATCATCAAATTTCATACCTGCCATTACTGCTGCAGCATGCACCATCATGGCATCTTTGAGCTCATCGTAATCAATGGTATGGTAGAGCACCAGAAACATCTCTTTAGCACTCTTTGTATCATTTTCACTGTAACACTGTATGAACGTAAAGATATCATTAATCTCATCTTCAGGTGCCTCAATAATCAGTTTTGCATCAAGTAGCTGGTAGCCCTTATGGATACTCTTCTCTTTTTTGCACTCCTGCTCAAGTTGCTCTATATTGGCAAGAAACTCAGGGTCTTTTTTAAGTTCTTCTACGTGTATTTCAGGGGTTTCCATCTTTATCCTTATGTAATTGATATAGGCTGATTCAAAAGTACATGCCTTAACGCTCAGATTTTAACGTTTGATCCAATAGGGCAATCCTCTCTAACGCCTCTCTTGTCTTCTCCTCTTCGTACACCAGTGCCAAACGTACATACCCTTCTCCATTCCCCTCTCTGCCAAGAAAAGAGCCGGGAATCACCTTAAGATTATACTGCTCATAAAGCGTGACAGTATAGTCTATCTCATTTTCTACCTTTAGCCAAATATAGAAGGTTGCTTCTGGTGCTTCAATACCTAACACTTCCTTGGCAACTTCAAAGTTCTTTTTATATTTTTTTCTAAAGCCATCTACATGTTTCTGATCAGCCCATGCCGTTGCTGCTGCATACTGAAGTGGCAGAGGAGAGGCACACCCCACATAGGTACGATAGACCATATATGCTTTGAGAATGGTTGCGTCTCCCGCAATAAATCCACTTCGTAGTCCTGGTGCAGAAGAACGTTTAGATATCGAATTGATAACCAGTACATTTTTAAAGTTTGGGTTTCCTGCCTCAATACTGGCATTAAGCAAAGAAGGTATCGGTTTGTCCAGATAGAGATCAGCATAACACTCATCATTAAGCAGTACAAAGTCATACTTGAGTGCCAACTCTACCCATAATCGCATCTCATCCATACTCATAACCGAAGCAGTTGGATTGTTTGGAGAGTTCAAAACAACAAGGTTGGCTTTGGAAAGCACTTCTTCATCAACAATAGGTTGAAATCTACCTGTCTCATTAAGGTTAAGGTAAACCACATTCGCACAGCTTGCTTTGGCAGCCCCTTCATAGATCTGATAAAAGGGGTTGGGAAACACCATCAAAGGCTCTTTTATATCATGCAACAGAAACTGTGGAAAGTTAAAAAGTACCTCTCTTGTACCAAATGTTGGGATCATTTGATTATTGTCCAAATTGAGTAAAAAACGATTCTTCAGATACGTCAGTATGCCCTCACGCAAAACTGCTTCTCCTGCTGTTTTAGGATATTTATTTAAAAGAGAAGCATGGTCATTTAATGTATCAAGAATGAACTGTGGTGTTTGAAACTGTGGTTCACCAATAGTCAAAGAGAGTGGCACATATTGACTGTTGGGCTCGACAGGCTCAAGAAGTCTATCGAGCTTCTCAAAAGGGTAAGTTTCAAAGTTCATGTATGACCTGATTTTTTGGAATATTATATCAAACTTGGGGTTAAACAGAATAAGGAAATAACCTCATCACTCTTTACGGTTAAACAGAAATGCATGGGGATTGATTGATTCCTTTACCCTTTTGAGTATACGGTATGCTTTTTTTTCATTTGCGTAAGGACCTATTAGTACCCTATAGGCGCCGTTATCATCTACATTATATGGTAGTCCAAAATTCTCTAGACGCAATAGATATTTAGCACTGGGGGCATTATTAAAAAAGCCTACTTGAATATAATAATGTTGCGTATGTTTTGTTTCTTTTCTTGGTGAGAAACGTTTTCTAGCAACAGCTTTCTTTCCTTTGTAGGTAACCAGCCATTCAATAATTTTATTTTGTAGTTTTTCTGCTCTCTCTTTCTGTCGTTTGTTTTTGGCATTGGCAAGGATTACGGCTATATAGTACCTGCCATTACGGCCTTTGACATACCCAGCAATATTCTTAACATGCTTAAGCGTACCCGTTTTCATCCATGCACGTTTATATGCAACTGTTCTTTGAAAACGTTGCTCGAGGGTGCCATCTACACCAGCAATAGAAAGTGTCTTCATCCATCGCATACCATATCGTCTATAGGCATGTTCCAGTACACGTGTAAGAATGTTTGCATTAATTTTTGCCGTATGTGAAAGACCACTTCCATTATCAAGTTTCAACTTACCGTTGCTTCGAAGCACGCCATATGAACGAAGTATGTGCAATACTGCTTTTCTTCCTTTTTGTAGTGTAGCTGGTGCACCATATACTTTTGCACACAGTAAAAGAAGTAGATGCCTGGCATAAAGATTGTTGGAGTCCTTGGCTGTTTGTGAGACAATCTCCTCTAACGATTGCGAGTAATGGGTAAAAAGCGTACGTGCACCAAAAGGCACTTTATGTAGATACATATTCCCTTTTACCTGTACACCGGCATCATGAAGTGCCTCTTTGAGTATGTAGTAAAAAGATTTATAGGGTCGTGTGACTACCTTGTTAATATTGCGACTACCGCACCATTTAGAGATTTTTCCTTTTATCCATACCTCAGGCACTGCTTTGGAGCTATCTACTTTAACCAGGGGCCATGAGTAGCGCCCACGACAGGGTCTATTGATCCTTTGAAGTTGGTTGTGTACAATAAATGATCTATCAGGATCTTTCTTGTGTACATTGTTTTTGTTTGGCACAACGCATATAGTGCTGACGCGTTCATTGAACATCATGGCATCAGGCATGGCATTGTAGGGACTATTAGGGTTGTCATCAAAGCAGGAACTATTCTTGATTCCTACCTTAAAATAGCTACGATCAATGATAATGTTTCCCATAATCTCACGTATCCCTTTGGCTTTAATCTGTGCAACAATATCATCAAGATCATCTGTGCTAAGTGTTGGGTCACCAAATCCTTTAATAATAAGATCACCATCTAATATGCCATTTTTAATTGTTCCTGTCGCATAAAACCGGGTAGGCCACCGATAATCAAACCCCAATTTTAAAATAGCCGCATATGTTGTAAGTACTTTGATTGTTGAAGCAGGTGCATGGGCCACAGAAGCATTAAGTGAAGCAACCATACGGTTGCTGCTTCCTATCTTTTCAATATAAATGCTAAGATTTCTCTTGGGAATATTGAAATGCTTAATGATTGTCTCTATGGCAGGAGGAAGCGCATAGAGCCAACACATCATAAGAATCAAAAGCAGTACAATGCGTTTCACGTCACCCCTACCATTACCAAAATTACTTTAACCCCAATATCACACAAATAGCTAGAAGTCAGTCTTCTCTTTAGAACTCTCTATCATCGAAATAATCATCGTATAGACATTGGCAACCACTGCCCCTATCACAAGGCCTGTTGCAATCGAGTGGTTCTGATAGAATTGTAATGCAAAAAATGCAGGTATAAGGTGCAAATCAGCCACAAGTGAACCGGCCAAAAGTTCTGCTGAAAGTAGGTTACGTACACCTATTTTCATGACAGTTGAAACCACATTAACCGACCCTGCAATAAAGAGTGCAACCAAAGATTCCTCATACAAAAACGCTGCCGATGTTGTTAAAGACATTAACGTAAAAAAGATATAAAAGACTTTTCCCCATTGCATTTAAACTCCTTCAATAATGATGTTTTATACAGAAACAACCCTCAAGTTACTTCAGCAAAAATGCTTTACATAAGAAAAGCATACCAAAACTCCTTCTCTTTCATTCTTAAGTTTTGATTTTCTAAAAATGATACAATCATTTTTAGAGCGTTCCTTGTTCGTACATAGCACGCATTCTCTCTTTCTCTTTCTCTCTTTTACGCCTCTTCGCCTCTTTTTCTCGGAAACCTTTAACAGAAAAACCAAGCCACATCAAAATGGGTGATGCAACAAAAATTGAAGAGTATGTACCAACAACTACACCAACAAGCAATGTAAAACTAAAGCCCTTGATAATTTCTCCACCAAACAAGAAGAGTGTTAAAACCACAAAAAATGTAGTAAGAGAGGTTAACGTTGTACGTGAAAGTGTCTGCGTGACCGACTCATTGATAATACGGTCAAGCATACTCTCTTTGCTTTGCTGTATGCCTTCACGAATACGATCGAACACAATAATCGTATCATTCAATGAGTAACCCAGAATGGTTAAAAGTGCTGCTAGCGTATCGAGGTTAACCTCAATATCAAAGAGAACAACTGCTCCCATGGCAATGGTTACGTCGTGCACAAGTGCTAAAACCGATGCTATCGCAAAACGCCATTCAAATCGAAAAGAGACATAAATCAAAATACCCAATATTGCCAAAACGAGTGACATCATTCCTTTTTCTCTAAGCTCAGAACCAACCTTTGCACCAACCATATCGACACGTCGTACTTCAAAGTTTCCTGTTCCCTTGAGCAGTTCACGCATGGTGTCACCCATGTCTTTCCCAAGCGCACCACTACTATTTTTGGTTCGAATAATGATCTCATTATCATTACCAAAATAAGTAACACTTGCCCCTTTATACTTCGCATCTTCGGCAATGGCTTCACGCACCTTCTTGATAGGTGCATTCTGCTCATAGTGTACCTGCACCAGCGTACCACCAGCAAAATCAAGTCCGTAGTTAAACCCTTTGACAAATATTAACCCTACAGAGAGAGCCACAAGCATTAAAGAGAGGATACCAAAATGCTTACTTTTTCCCATTAGCGAAATTGGTTTATCATACTTGAATATTTCCATTACTTTCCTCCCTCTACTCTAATACCAAACCAAAAGCCCAGTTTTTTTCGGTTAATCTTTGGCAACAGCCACTGATAGATCCCATGCGTACCTACGATTGCTGTTAGCATTGAAGCAAGAATACCAATTCCCATAGTCAATGCAAAACCTTTCAGCGGTCCAGTACCATATGCCCAAAGCACCACTGCAGCAATCAGTGTTGTCACATTGGCATCAAGAATAGCCGTAAACGCTTTATCGTATCCATCTTCAATGGATTTAACAATAGACTTCCCTTCATGAAGCAGTTCCCTAATACGCTCATTGATAATCACATTAGCATCAACTGCCATACCCACTGTCAGGACAATCCCCGCCATACCTGGCAAGGTCAATGTTGCCCCAAAAAGTGACATAATGGCCAAAATAAGAAAGAGGTTTCCTATCAGTGCTACATCAGCAATGATTCCTGCCATACCATAATACAGAATCATAAAGAAAACAACAAGAATGAACCCAAGCACCAATGCCATAGAACTAGCCTTGATGTTGTCTGCACCAAGACTTGGACCTACTGAACGCTTTTCCATCACATAGACTGGTGCGAGTAGTGCACCCGAACGTAGTGCAATCGCAAGATCATGTGCTTCATTCAACTTAAAGTTTCCAGAGATCTGCACATGCCCACCACCAATACGTTCACGAATAACTGGAGCAGAATAGACTTCATTGTCCAACACAACTGCCATACGTTTTCCAACTGCCTTTGATGTAAAGTCACCAAAAATCTTTGCTCCTTGTCCATTAAGCGCAAAGTTTATGACAGGTTGATTGTTTTTGTCAAATCCTACTTTTGCATCAGTCAGCATGGATCCATCAAGAATCGGAATAGCCCGAAGTAGATACTTTTGATGTTTATCGTAGACATCTGGGAGAATCACATCCCCATAACTCTTAGCCTCATTGGGCTTCATGGCTGTCACACGCATCGCCCTATCCTCATCAACCGCCATCAACTGTAAGTGTGCAGCACGGGCAATGAGCTCTCGGATACGTTGCTCATCGGCCTGTGTTTTGATGCCTGGTACCTCAACAAGAATCTTCTCTTTTCCCTGCCTAGCAACAGTAGGCTCTGCAAGTCCAAACTCATTGAGACGATTACGAATGGTATCGACTGCCTGCTTAATGGCATTGGTTTTCGTACGTGCCATCTCTTCAGGGGTCATTGCCAATGTAAACTTTAAGCCATCCTCTGTCAGTACTGTTCCAGAGAGCTCTTTTTTCAAAATCTCTTTGGTTTTGACAACATCGTCTTTGTCAAGCAGTTCAAACGTCACCTTTTTTCCATTCGCTATTCGCAGATCATCAAAAATAATCTCTTCATCATCAAAAAGGTACTTCACGCTAGCAGCAATAGATTTCGTGCGTGATTCAATGGCAACATCACTCTTAATACCAAGCAACATATGCAATCCACCCTGAAGGTCAAGCCCTAACGTAATTTTTTTACCGCTCTCACTCTGTATTAACGACGGAATGGAGAAGAGTACACCAAAAATGAGTGCAAAAGCAAAGAGCATAACCCTAAAATTAAGCATTTTCATTGCCCTCATCAACCTTTCGGGCAACAAATGCTCTATCAAGTTTCACAATCGTCTCATGATTGAGTTTGATTTTAAGAAAATCCTCTTCAGGCTTTACTATCGTTACAATCAGTCCACCATTGGTAATGATCTTATCACCTTTTTGGAGATTTGCAAGCATCTCTTCGTGTGCTTTGCGTTGCTTATTTTGTGGTCTAATAATAAGAAAATAGAAAATCGC is a window from the Sulfurovum sp. genome containing:
- the murC gene encoding UDP-N-acetylmuramate--L-alanine ligase, with translation MKIHFIGIGGIGLSALAKFLYNDGHKISGSDIKQTEITNDIAINYGAKITIPHHPDAVEGVDRVIYSAAVRPNNPEYKHAKKMGIELLSRKEALKFILAEKEVYAIGGAHGKSTTSAMLSSLLPKTNALIGAISKAFGSNVRNYPNNKVVFEADESDESFLNANPYLAIVTNVEPEHMEYYEYDEDRFYGAYRNFLSLAKVRVINAEDTFLASLDMESVKLYPSKDLHHIEFVLVEGEPYTRFSFRNMGTFEVFGFGEHIALDAALAILAGLELGESIDTLRENLRHYKGVKKRFDIIQNQKQIVVIDDYGHHPTEIKATMHSLQVYKKLQGFHTLSVIWQPHKYSRTIDNLHGFVECFEGVDELVILPIWSAGELSIDIDLKGAFSRYELLMADTVTREDSVVKVLKDGKVIRQYSEGLVAAFGAGDVTYQIRGEI
- a CDS encoding endonuclease MutS2, whose translation is MPQGNQEKPIIQKLDLEGYIFQFKQFLSRDKSVAMEGDINQHFRYIKALSSVQFPVPQEIPNLDKELNLIKKQGVLALEEIYAFVVMIGYFNRLKASSLPEPVGSWIGEIEIPEAIMETLGYFTDEGKINPERDTELMSLERAIKHNKGEIKETLYRLTHSTKLRDYLVDTQVHFHSGEETLLVRGGFNHALKATVVGRSSGGFFYVIPQHISHLKEKEAALLSSRSELIWRYCKQISEIFHQWERFLSFINKAYDRFDHYQARVSFARMMEYEFILPSKGKQVILHNFIHPAIENPVPVSIDMSKPIFLITGVNAGGKTMLLKSVLSAVYMSKYLLPFKCDATRTKVGHYKSIEAVIDDPQSVKNDISTFAGRMQEFARLFTKSDAIVGVDEIELGTDSDEAASLFRVMLETLKNRGISFVVTTHHKRLASLMASSDDVELVAALYDEEQRVPTYTFLQGSIGKSYAFETAQRYGVPPAIIQEAKKVYGEDKENLNDLIERSTSLEREMRQKIGQVDHELKAIEKQKQKLLDEEASLKEQHRKTLATLENRYNAATKKAREVLKVKELGEGHRLLNEAHKRKQVKLEEAKLQETEPLKVGDNIKYRSHKGELLAIRSKDATIEVDGLKMRVPLKELKKQQEIRKPKVPQKPKKVMHYVEKSGASVSVKLLGMYADEAIETVDKFLSDALVNNLSEVQIIHGTGGGVLAKLVTDYLKQHPKIQTFYRMPGN
- a CDS encoding succinyldiaminopimelate transaminase, which encodes MNFETYPFEKLDRLLEPVEPNSQYVPLSLTIGEPQFQTPQFILDTLNDHASLLNKYPKTAGEAVLREGILTYLKNRFLLNLDNNQMIPTFGTREVLFNFPQFLLHDIKEPLMVFPNPFYQIYEGAAKASCANVVYLNLNETGRFQPIVDEEVLSKANLVVLNSPNNPTASVMSMDEMRLWVELALKYDFVLLNDECYADLYLDKPIPSLLNASIEAGNPNFKNVLVINSISKRSSAPGLRSGFIAGDATILKAYMVYRTYVGCASPLPLQYAAATAWADQKHVDGFRKKYKKNFEVAKEVLGIEAPEATFYIWLKVENEIDYTVTLYEQYNLKVIPGSFLGREGNGEGYVRLALVYEEEKTREALERIALLDQTLKSER
- the dacB gene encoding D-alanyl-D-alanine carboxypeptidase/D-alanyl-D-alanine-endopeptidase, translating into MKRIVLLLILMMCWLYALPPAIETIIKHFNIPKRNLSIYIEKIGSSNRMVASLNASVAHAPASTIKVLTTYAAILKLGFDYRWPTRFYATGTIKNGILDGDLIIKGFGDPTLSTDDLDDIVAQIKAKGIREIMGNIIIDRSYFKVGIKNSSCFDDNPNSPYNAMPDAMMFNERVSTICVVPNKNNVHKKDPDRSFIVHNQLQRINRPCRGRYSWPLVKVDSSKAVPEVWIKGKISKWCGSRNINKVVTRPYKSFYYILKEALHDAGVQVKGNMYLHKVPFGARTLFTHYSQSLEEIVSQTAKDSNNLYARHLLLLLCAKVYGAPATLQKGRKAVLHILRSYGVLRSNGKLKLDNGSGLSHTAKINANILTRVLEHAYRRYGMRWMKTLSIAGVDGTLEQRFQRTVAYKRAWMKTGTLKHVKNIAGYVKGRNGRYYIAVILANAKNKRQKERAEKLQNKIIEWLVTYKGKKAVARKRFSPRKETKHTQHYYIQVGFFNNAPSAKYLLRLENFGLPYNVDDNGAYRVLIGPYANEKKAYRILKRVKESINPHAFLFNRKE
- a CDS encoding DUF6394 family protein, with product MQWGKVFYIFFTLMSLTTSAAFLYEESLVALFIAGSVNVVSTVMKIGVRNLLSAELLAGSLVADLHLIPAFFALQFYQNHSIATGLVIGAVVANVYTMIISMIESSKEKTDF
- the secF gene encoding protein translocase subunit SecF produces the protein MEIFKYDKPISLMGKSKHFGILSLMLVALSVGLIFVKGFNYGLDFAGGTLVQVHYEQNAPIKKVREAIAEDAKYKGASVTYFGNDNEIIIRTKNSSGALGKDMGDTMRELLKGTGNFEVRRVDMVGAKVGSELREKGMMSLVLAILGILIYVSFRFEWRFAIASVLALVHDVTIAMGAVVLFDIEVNLDTLAALLTILGYSLNDTIIVFDRIREGIQQSKESMLDRIINESVTQTLSRTTLTSLTTFFVVLTLFLFGGEIIKGFSFTLLVGVVVGTYSSIFVASPILMWLGFSVKGFREKEAKRRKREKEKERMRAMYEQGTL